A stretch of DNA from Gimesia chilikensis:
ATGATGTCAAAATCCGGTCCATCTCAGCAGCAGTCATTCGAGACACCTTTCAAGATATTGAAAGAATATCAGTATGCCAGCACGGCTGTCACCGAGTTACTGCACTCTCTTGAGACGCCGGATCCTCAGCTGATTTACCTGTATGGCCCCTCCGGATGCGGTAAATCAGCCCTGATTCATCATCTGCTGCCCGAGTATCTCGCATTGCATCCCGGGGCAGAGTGGGAACTGCTGACCGCCAGCGAATTTGCCGCCCGCTTTGCCCTGGCGTCCTCAAACCAGCAGATCGCGGACTTCCAGAAAGGTCTGCGAGGGCTCGATCTGCTGATCCTGGAAGACGTACACAGCCTGGAAAACAGGTCTCACACACAGCAGGAGCTGCTGTCTACTCTCGATGATATTCTGGGCCAGGGGGGGCGGATCATCGTGTCTGCGACGAAGCCGCCCGGAGAGCTGGCCTTATTTCTGAAAAAGCTGACCAATCGCTTTCATGGCGGGATCTGTGCGGCGATTCCACCTCTGGACTTTCAGAGCCGACAGGAGTTACTGGAATTCTGGGCCGAGGTGGAAGCGATTCCCCTGCCGAAAAAAGAGCTGACGCTGATCGCACAAAAGAAAGACCTCTCGCCACGCGAGCTGTTTGCGGTGCTGAAACAGCTGCAAACCGTCAGTCGGATCAATCGTCAGCCCCTGGATAGTCGCTTCGTGAAACAGTATTTGCAGGGCAACCTCGAGCCGCCCCGCACGAGTACCGCGAAAATCACGCGTGCGGTCTGCCAGGAATTTAAAACAACCCTGGCTGAAATCCGTTCTGCCAACCGGTCACAACAGTATGTTCTGCCGCGGCAGTGTGCGATGTTTCTCTCCCGGGAACTGACCGATGAATCTTTAGCCAAAATCGCAAATTACTTCAATCGGAAGAACCACAGCACGGTTATTCATGCCTGTCGTCAAATTCAGACCGATCTCGAAAAATCACCTGGATTACGTCAGCAGATTTCTCGCATTAAGCAACAACTGGGAGTATATCTGTTATAGCAGACAGTGAAATCACAGAGACCCGACCGGTCAGATAAAGGATTCCATCTCGAATTCTCCCGGTTGCTGGTGGCCATTTTGTGTATAACCTGTTGATTTCCGGTTGAGAAATGTGGAGCCATTTTCGGGTTCTGAACGCGCCGAAAAGTAGCCTCCACAACCCCTGCTGACTCTCATCATCTCTTGCGCTGCTGCGCCACATTCCACCGACAGGTTATCGACATTCAAATCCTTATCGATAATCAACGTAAGATATTCTCATATAATACCTTACATCGAAAATTTCTAACTTCTTAACAGAATCTTCCCCGCCTAGATAATACTAATAATAAATTAATTAATTTTTAGAGAAAAAGGGTTCTGAAAAACCCCTGGCATGTCGAGATTCGCGTCTCTCCGATGATTGTGAAAATACTTTGAATCACATAAAATACAGACACCAGAAAATCGATATTTTATCGCTGCCAGAATGAGTTCCAGAGGACATGCGGGGCAGCACAATTTACCCATCAAAAATCTAATACAAAGTTGATTCACACATGAAGCTCAGTTGTTCACGATCGGCCCTGTTGTCCGGTTTCCAGATCATTGGAAGCGTCATCAGTTCACGCACTCCCAAGGAGATCCTGAAGTGCGCCAAACTCGAAGCAGGAGACGGCAAGGCAACCTTGAGCGGAACTGATCTCGAAGTCAGCATCCGTTACGACTTCGATGAAGTGGATGTCACGATTCCCGGAGAGATCCTGCTGTCGGTTCACGAGCTGGTCTCGATCCTGAAAGAATCCACCACCGATTCGGTCGAGATCGAACTCAAGAAGGACGAGGAAACCGAGCAGGACTTTATTCTGATTTCCTCGGGCAAGAGCGAATTCCGTCTGTCGGTGCACGATCCTTCTGAATTTCCCGCAGTGGAAACATTCAAAGAATCAAATTACTTCGAAGTTCCCATGCAGTCCTTCCGGGAAATGATCCGGCGGACCGTATTCGCGACCGATCCGGAAAGCACCCGCTATGCATTGGGGGGCGTGCTGTTCGACGTGGAAGGGGACAAGCTGACCCTGGCGGCGACCGATGGACGTCGTCTGGCGATGGTGGAATCTGCCTGTTCCTATCAGGGATCTGAGGCTTATGAAAACAATCGACCTGTGATTCCAGCCAAGGCGATGACGCTGATCGAGAAGAGCCTGACCGGCGATGAAGGCAACATCCAGATTGCGATTCGGGCCAATGACGTGATCGTCAAAAGTGGTCGTTCGACAATTTTTGCCCGCCTGGTAGAAGGCCGCTTCCCCAAGTATCGCGATGTCATTCCCCCGGAAGCGACTCACAGTATCGACCTGGAAGTCGGAACCTTCTTCGGTGCTGTCCGTCAGGCACAGATTGTGACTGATGTGGAAACCCGGGGCGTTGATTTTATCTTCAACAGTGGCCTGTTAACGCTGAAGAGTGTGGCTGCCTCTGTGGGGGAATCGAAGGTTGAAATCCCGATTCCCTTCGAAGGTGAGGAAATCGTCATCACCTTTGACGTCCGCTACCTGGCAGACTTCCTCAAAGCTCTGGATTCCGCCGCTCATATCCAGCTGCAGCTGATCGATTCCGACAGCGCTGCCGTCCTCAAGACCGATGATGGTTACACCTATGTGATCATGCCCCTCTCACAGGCACGGTAATTCATGTCAGAGAAATACGAATTCAAGACCTGCCGCGCGATTCCGGCCGCGACACCTGTCTCCCAGGTGCTCTCGGAACTGATTGCGATGAAAGGGCTGGCTCGGGTTCAGGGAGATCAGCGACTGAAACAGGCCTGGCAACAGGTGGCCGGCGAAAAGATTGCCAGCCAGACCACGATCCTGGGTATCAAGAACCGGATCGTGCAGATCGGTGTCGACAATTCAGCTCTGTTAAACGAGCTGAATTCGTTTCACAAGATGTCGCTGCTGCAGAAGCTGCAGAAAGAGTATGGAAAACAGAACGTCCGCGACATGCGGTTCCGATTGAAATCGAAAACAAATCAGGACAGCAAGCAGGGGTAAAATGGAATGGGAAATTTCTGTTTGCCGTCCGTCACTAATCAGCGATCGTCATCCTAACGGGTAACGATTCAGGAATTCACGGGAGTGAAATTAGAGTGAGCGATCAACAAGAGAGTCAGGCAGACCTGAAAAAAGCGGGCTACGATGAATCGAATATTCGAGCCCTGGAAGGTGTAGAAGGGATTCGCACCCGCCCCGCCATGTACATCGGCGATACCACGCTGCGGGGTCTGCATCACCTGGTTTATGAAATCGTGGATAACTCCATCGACGAATGTGTGAACGGTTACGCCTCCGTAATTAACGTCAAAATCAACGCGGATGGCAGCGTGAGCTGTAGCGACGATGGTCGAGGAATTCCCGTTGGGGCGATGCCCGACATGAACAACCGGCCGGCTCTGGAAGTGGTGCTGACCGAAATTCACGCCGGGGGTAAGTTCGACCGCGAAGGGGGTTATAAAACCGGAACCGGTGGTCTGCACGGCGTCGGGATTACCGCGGTGAATGCGCTCAGTGAATGGCTCGAAGCGGAAGTCCGCCGGGAAGGTCACGTCTGGACCATGGACTTCGCTGCAGGGCTTGTGAAAACACCGCTGCAGAAGCTGGCAAAAACCGAAAAGAGCGGCACAAAGATTACCTTCAAACCCGATGGTACGATCTTCCCCGATACGAAGTTCATCTACGACACGCTGACCAAGCGACTCCAGGAACTGGCGTTTCTGAATGCAGGTGTGAAAATCCGGATTACCGACGAACGTTCGGGACAGACGGATGAATTCCACTACGAAGACGGGCTGGTCGAATTCGTCCGCTATCTGAACCGGACGGAGAATGTGCTTTACGAGGAAATCATTTCGATCCAGGGAGAGATGGAAGGGGTGCAGGTCGACATCTCTGTCCAGCACAACGATGGCTCTACCGAGAATGTCCGCTGCTTTGCCAACAACATTTTCAACATCGAAGGGGGAACGCACTTCTCCGGTTTCCGTGGTGCTCTGACCCGTTCGATCAACGCATACGGCAAGAAAGCCAACCTGTTCAAGGACTTCACACCCAGTGGTGATGACTTCCGCGAAGGGTTGACCGCGGTGATTACCGTGCGTGTGCCTGATCCCCAGTTCGAAGGGCAGACCAAAACCAAGCTGGGTAACAGCGAAGTTGAAGGGATTGTGCAGACGGTTGTCAACGAGAAGCTGATGAAGTTCTTCGAAGAGAACCCCTCGGTTGCCAAGAAGATCGCTCAAAAAGGTCTGCTGGCAGCGGAAGCCCGCGAAGCCGCCAAGAAGGCCCGCGAAATGGTACGGCGTAAAGGTGCGCTGACAACCGGCGGCCTGCCTGAAAAACTCCGTGACTGCCGCAGTCGTGAGCTGGACATCACCGAACTGTACCTGGTTGAAGGGGATTCGGCCGGTGGTTCTGCGGATACCGGTCGCGATTCGAACATTCAGGCAATCCTCCCGCTGCGTGGTAAAATCCTGAACGTGGAAAAAGCCCAGCTGGTCAAAGTGCTGGATAACGCGGAAATTTCCAACATCTTCAAAGCCGTGGGTGTTCCCCCGGGAGCTGAGTTTGATGATGTGACCAAGCGTCGTTACGGTAAGATCATTCTGATGACCGACGCCGACGTCGACGGTAGCCACATTCGCACGCTGCTGCTGACCTTCTTCTTCCGCCACATGCGGGAACTGGTGAACCATGGCTGTGTGTATGTCGCACAACCTCCGTTGTACCGCGTCGAACAGGGTAAAAAACGGCGCTACGTGCAGACCCAGGAAGAGATGATGAACGAGCTGGTAGAACTGGCTCTGGGCGATGCGAATCTGACCTGTGAGGACGGCACCGTATTCGAAACGGAAATGCTCGATAAGCTGGTCAAGCTGGTAGGCGAACTCGAAGAGCCTTTGGGAACACTGGACCGCCGCGGGATTGACCTGAAATTCCTGGCCCAGAATCACGCCACTGACGAGGGACTGCTGCCTCAATACCGAATCTTCCTGGGTAAGGAACAGTTCTGGTTCACCTCGCAGGATGATATGAAAGAATTCCTGAAAGAGGAAGAACAGAAGCGGGGCGAAGAACTGCGGATTGCCGATGAAAACGGTGATTCCTCAGCCGATTCCGAAGAGGATGAAGAAGACTTCGGCAAAGATGATGGGTTACAGGTTACGGACATTCACGAGATCCGCTCGATCAATGAGTTCCTGAAACAGCTCAAGGGTTACGGCATCGCGTTGAAGGATTTCTATTCGCCCGGCAACCGTAACGGCGAGCCGATCTTCCCGTTTACGATTCACAGCGGCAACAGCAATGTCAAGCTCAGCAGCCTGCGTCAGCTGCTTCCCTCGCTGCGTGATCTGGGTGAAAAAGGTCTGAAGCTGACCCGCTTCAAAGGACTGGGCGAAATGAACTCAGAAGAGCTGTGGGACACCAGCATGGATCCCGAGAACCGGGTTCTGTTGCAGGTCGGCATGGAAGATGCCGCTGCCGCCGATGAGATCTTCCGCGTCCTGATGGGTGATGTGGTGGAACCCCGCCGCGAGTTCATCGAGAAACACGCCTTGGATGTGAAGAACCTCGATATTTAATCATCGAGGTCTTCAGCTGGCGAATCAGACGAGATCGGAGCCTTCCAGGGATGCAATGAAGGGAAGGTGCCGATACTCGTTGTTGAAGTCCAGACCATAGCCGACGACGAAGTGATCGGGAATTTTGAAGCAGTGGTAGTCCGGTCCGAAATCGACTTCAGTGGCTTCCTCTTTCCAGAGCAGGACTGCAGTTTTTAGCGAGCGTGGTTCCTGTTCGTTGATCTGTGCCATGACCTTCTGCATGGTTTTCCCGGTATCGAAAATATCGTCGACCAGCAGGACATCGCGTTCGCTGAGGTCGGGCAGATAATCCAGATTGACGAACAGCTCACCTGGTTTGGTTGATTTACCGCGATAGCTGGATGCCTGAAGCAGTCCGACCTGATGCGGTACATCGATGGCACGAATCAGGTCTGCCAGCAGAACCAGGCTGCCGGCGAGGATGCCGATAATCGTTAAGGGGCGCCCCTGGTATTCCTGGGCCAGTTCGCGTCCGAGCGCGATTACCCGTGAGTTGATTTCGTTCTGGTCAATAAGAACTTTCAAAGCAACAGCCTTTCGTTAACTTGTCTCAGTCGTATCCCCGGCGAGTTCGGTTTTCATGAACTCCCTGAGCAGCATGGTCGCATACACGCCGGAGGGGAGCGTGAACTCGAAGCGTACCCCGTTTTCTGTCGGTTCCAGCTGGAGTGCTTCCGGCCGGATCAGGTAGGGGCGCCTGGTTCCCGCGGTCAGTTTTTTATAGCGGTTAAACAGATCGGGCTCCAGTCCAAAGTCGTTCAGGACCTGCTGTTCCTGTGCGGATGTTTCCTGAGTCGGCTGTTTCATTTTCGGACCGAACAGGGGGCCGGTGATCATGGTTTCTTCCTGATCGAATCGTTGCTGTTCGGCGGCGACATCTTCAACGATGAACAGTCCCCCCGAGGCACAGACCTGCATGACGTCTCCCATTTGAACGGTCTGCTGCTGACCGGCAAGAATCCGGTTGGCGAGCGCGCGATTGAACAGTGCCGACTGCACTGCCGAAAGGGCCAGCCGCTTGAGGGCTTTATTTCGCATGTATTTCCCCGGGACCCGTTTACCCTGGAGTAGTTTGAGCCCCATGTCGAAGGTCTCGTTGTCGCGGCCCATCCGCTGGGCACCGTAGTAATTCGGAAAGCCGGTCTGAGCGATCTGTTCCTGAATCGCTTGCGCTTTGTCGAAGGCGTTGTCTTCTGTATCGCGGACGATAATCGAGAAGCGATTCCCTTTGAGGTGCCCGGTTTTGAGTTTGTTCTCGTGCCGGGTTGCTTTGAGAATCTGGATGCCGGTGAATTCGAAGGTTTCAACCAGGGGTTCACATGCGGCGGGGACAGACACATATTGACGTGTGACTGCAAAGCGGTCTTTGAGTCCGGCGACGCCGATGTCGCGTGGATTGATCTGCAGGATGCGGGCCAGATTCTTCACCAGATAGGGGGCGGAGACGTCCCGTTTCTCAATCCAGAGGAACAGGTGTTCGCCGGCTCCCGTGGGTTCGTAGACGGGAATTTCGTCGACGACGAAGTCCTCGGGGGTCTGTTTCAGCTGGCCGCCGATCCCCGGTAAGTCTGGTGTCAGAAAAGGGAGTGTTTCGATTTCGGACTCAGACATACGGGGAGATTCTACTATCTATTGGCTATCGCGAGAGAAAACAGCCGAATGAACCCTTCACCCAGTTCGAGGTTCAGGCTGAACTGACTGGCGGTGATTTTAGGAGAAAAGGTTACCAGATCGCCACCGGTAGCGAAGGCGACTTTCGCGGATTCCACAAATTCCGGATCCTTATTCTTCTGACTGGCCAGGGGGAGAATCGAAGCGAATTTCAAAGAGAACAGGAAGGGGGAGCCGGGTTTTGTCTGTTTACCCTGTTTGGCTGCTGCGGAGATCGAGGCGGAGAGCAGTTCCAGGCTTGATGGTTCGCCCATGGCGACCCAGCACTCTGTATCACTGCAGCCGAGGAAAATAACGGGGTTTTCCCCGAAGATATCCCGGGCGTTGTTTTTCACATCATCGGGAGAGATTTGATGAATGACAACACCTTCGACCTCCGCCACATTGGCTTTGATGCCTTTGGTATCTTCTGCCTGGGAGATCAGATCGAAGAATTCCTGCAGGCCTTCGCGGAACGAAGCCGCCTCCTGGAGTTTCAAAGCGCCGATCAATGCCAGTTTCTCGTCGCCGTTCTGAACCAGTTTGATGTGGGCATCGAGTTTACCGGACTTGACCGTTGATTCTGCCGACTTGAAGATCTTCGCGGCTGGTCCCGGGTTGGCTTCGCTGCCGAAAAACACGGGAGGCACATTGGATTTCGACTGTTCGATGACGTCGAGCAACATCTTCTGTTCGATGTCTTTGTGCAGGGGAACGATCGTGTATCCCAGCACATCGGAGTCGGCGGCATTCAGGTAAGAGTACTGGCTGGCTTTCTGAGAGAGTGCTTCCAGCTGTTTTGTTAAATCGGTTCCCGGTTTGGCTTCGATGCCGAAATGCAGCAGGATCTGTTTTTTCTGCCGGGAGAGTTCGTAACCCAAGGTCAACGCAGAGCCCTCTTTGGCAATCGTCTGGAACTGCTTGAAGATCATCATCGTCGTGGCTTTGCGGCTTTCGAACTGGAGGTCCGTTTCGCTCTCTTTCTTCTGCAGTTGATCGTCGATGCGGGCGCTGGCCAGGTCGACGGCCATCATCCGCATCGGCTCGGGAACGTTCTTCAGTAGCAGAGATGCTGCGATATCGTATTTTTCTGCCAGCGGTTTGGTGAATTCGTCGGGGTTATAAAAGTCGCGGTCGAGGGCTTCGCTTTTGATCTGCACGAAGGCGTAGTCATGGGCCATTTTCAGGTGCAGGGAGAATTGTGGCAGGGCGACCGTGTAACGGTTCTCCTGATCGGGAACCGGGTTGAGGAGAATGCCGACTTCTTCGAGTGTCGTTTTCAACGCATCCAGATCTTTGATGGGGATAAAGCCGACGACTTCGGGTTGCGGCGAGATGCCTTCTTTCAGAAAGACAAAGGCGCCAAGCGGTCTGGTTTTATCGATGCCATCCAGGTTGCGATACTGAGCCAGGAAGCCTTTGATCATCGCGGGATACTCGGGTTTGTCGATGGTGGAGAACATATAGTCGACATCATCCAGAACCCGGTCGATGCTGGCGATCGACGCCACGGCGATGGGCTGGTTCCAGTCGATCTTTTCTTTGCGGGGTTCGTCTGTTTTGGGTTGCGCCAGGGCCAGGGTGCTGATGGCCAGAAAGGAGAGGGTCAGAGTCACGCGTTGAAAGAGTGAAGTTCTCGACAATGTCTGCACGGCAGAACCCCTTCATATCAAAGAAGAATCAATGGATAGATGACAATGAGAATACGTGACGGACCGGATCTCAAGCGAGAACCGGAGCGTCTGTATCAGTGTACCTGTCTGAGCGGAAACGGGTTACAAGATTTTTGGAATTTCCCGTCAGTTCGTCTGAAATGCATCTTCGACGAGGAAGACGATCAGAGAGCGTGCGCCATGGGCACCGATCACCAGTGACTGTTCGATGTCGGCCGTTTTGGATGGGCCGGACATGAAGGTTCCAAAGCTGTTCTCCGCAAAAGCGAGTCGTTCGTAAGCTTCGGCCATGTTGTTGATCACTGCGGAAGCGGGCACGAGCAGGGCCACGTGTTGTGCGAGAAAGTAGAGTACCCGCGCTGGTCCGCCGTCGTTGGTAATCCAGACGGCACCGTTTTCTGCAACAGCGAATTCGCCGGGAAGAATGGCAAAGTCGATGTCTTCGAAATCGTGGGGATCAGTGATTTCGGGGATCGAAACATTCGGATTGCCGCACTCGGAAATCTGAGAACAGACTTTTTTCGCATTAGTGAATGCAGGCATTTCTGCGAGTTTCTGAGTCGCCTCGGCAACGTCTTTGACCTGCAGGCAGATACCACCGACGCCGGAAAGGACCTCGGTGAACTGCGCAGTCGGATCGGGATATTGAATCCACCGCTGTTTGAGTTCGGGAGCTTCCAGGTTGGGGAGTTCGACGGGAGGGACCGACTGCTTCCGGAGCTTGCTGAGAATGTCGTCTTTACTTTTTGTCATGATTCTCTTTCATCCATTCCCGGAAACTCTGTTTGGGGAACTCGGGCAGCTCCCGCTGTTTTCCCCAGTCGTTCAGGCGATTATACAGCAGGAAGCGGGGCAGCTTGGGTACGATCCAGCGGGCCAGCTTACCGGACAGTTTGTAGAGCTTTGGTGCCTGCATCATCCAGGACATCATTTTCATCGAGATCCGTTTGGAGAAGGGGAGGAAGCCCTTGATGCGAATTTCTTTCCGCCAGGTGAGCAGCTGATGATGCAGATCGATTTTGACCGGACAGACGTCGGTGCAGGATCCACACAGGCTGCAGGCGAAGGGGAGCGAAGAGTTCTCCTTGGGATCACGGGCCGGTCCGAGGATCGAACCGATGGGCCCGGGAACGGTGTTGCTGTAACTGTATCCGCCACTGCGTCGGTAGACGGGGCAGGTATTCATACAGGCGGCACAGCGGATGCAGTTCAGCGAGCGACGGAATTCATCGCTGCCGGAAATTTCACTGCGACCATTGTCCAGGAGGACGATGTGCATTTCCTGTCCGGGGGCTGGTCCATGGAAGTGAGAGGAGTAAGTGGTAATCGGCTGTCCGGTCGCCGAGCGGGCCAGCAGCCGGAGGAAGACGCTCAAATCGCCGGCACGGGGAATCAGTTTTTCGATGCCCATGCAGGCGATGTGCAGTTTGTTGAGTGAGGTTCCGAGGTCGGCGTTACCTTCATTCGTGCAGACAACAAAACCACCGGTCTCAGCGATCGCAAAGTTGACCCCGGTAATACCAGCTTCGGCCTGGATGAACTTCTGCCGGAGATGCTGCCGGGCGGCTTCTGTCAGGTACTGGGGATCGGTGGCCCCTTTTTCGGTACCCAGTTTTTCGTGGAACAGCTCGCCGATCTCTTCCTTCTTGATGTGAATTGCGGGCATGACGATGTGACTGGGTGGCATGTTCTGCATCTGGACGATGCGTTCGCCGAGGTCGGTGTCGATGATCTCAATCCCGTGCCGTTCGAGGTAAGGGTTGAGGTGACATTCTTCAGTGAGCATCGACTTGCTTTTGACTACGCGGCTCACGTTGTGCTGTTTGAGAATGCCATGGACGATTTCGTTATGCTCGGTCGCGTTGCGGGCCCAGTGAACGTGCACGCCGCGGGCAGTCGCGTTGCGTTCGAATTCTTCGAGCAGGTTTGGCAGATCGGAAACCGTATGCTGTTTGATCTGTGAAGCCTGTTCGCGGAGCAGTTCCCATTCGGGGAGCTGGTTGACGGCTTTGTCCCGCTTGGAGCGAACGAACCAGAGCGACTGATCATGCCAGTGCGCACGGTCTTTGTTCTCGATGAATTCGGCTGCTAATTGGGGGTGTGAAGGCATGTTATAAACACTCAGCAAAAATTTCGGAGATGTGCATCACCCGGATCGGTTTCTTCTGTCGACGGATGATGCCATTCAGATGCATCAGGCAGGACATGTCCAAGGCGGTGAGGACTTCAGTGCCCGCCTGCTCGTGATCGTGGACGCGGTCTTCGCCCATCATGCAGGAGACCGCTTCTTCCGCCACGGAGAACGTTCCCCCGAAGCCGCAGCATTCGTCGGGCCGCTGCAGCTGGGTGATTTCGACCCCCTCAATACTTTCGAGCAGAGCCCGGGCGTTTCCAAAGGGTTCGCCTACGACTTCACTGGAACTGGCCAGGCGGAGTTCTCGTAAACCGTGACAGCTCTGATGCAGGCCGACCTTGTGAGGGAAGCGACCCGCGAACTGTTTTACTCCCATTACGGTGGTCAGGTAGTCTGTGAACTCATAGGTTTTTCCTTTGAGATTCTCGTAGTCGACATCGTTCTGGAAATATTCGTCATAGTGATGCGTGACCATCGAGACACAACTTCCCGAAGGGCAGACGACGGCGTCGTACGCTTTGAAAATCTCGACGAAGCGCTTTGCCAGCGGTCCGACTTCATTCGTACAACCGGTGTTGGCCATTGGTTGACCGCAGCAGGTCTGGCTTTCGGGATAGTCGACTTCGACACCGAAATGCTCGAGGATTTTCAGAGTGGCAATCCCCACCTGCGGGAACAGCTGATCAACATAACAGGGGATAAACAGGCCAACTTTGGGCGCCATGGCAGGAAACTCATCAGGGGTTTCGAAGGGTTCTCAATTCAATCACTGATACTCTCTCTTTTATAGTCCTCCGGGTCATGAATGCCAAGCCGACCACGAGTTGAGAATGCGGACGTTCAGTGAGAAATCGCGGTCAATGCACTCAGAAGGGAAGCCTCAGTGAGATATTAAATCTTCCTGCGTAATTCCTGTGCCCCTGATTCAAAGAGGATTGAGCGTACTTATGCGGCGGGTCTCAGAGAGACGGCACCCGCGGTTTGCCAGTTTTTTTCGATGTGCGCGAGATTCAAGCCACCCACAACCAGATTACTGACACCGGGATTTTCGAGGACAAACGAGATCGCTTCCGCAGGGGGAAGATGTCCGGAAGCGAGCCCTTTTTTGACCAGAATGCCGACACCCTGGTCTGCAGCGCGTTGAATCAGCTCTGCGTGCGAAGGATCTTCGAGGTGATATTCGACCATCAAGAGATCAGCCCACTTCAGAGCCGCAGTGCCACCTGCCACGGTTTTTCCTGACAGACCGATCCAGCGAATCTTGCCCGCCTGTTGAAACGACTGCAGGACCTCTACGGCATCGCTCTCGTTGAGAATTTTCTGATCGTCTCCGTTGGAGTGAATCAGAACCATGTCCAGCACATCGGTCTTCAGGCGTTGCAGACTTCGCTCCAGGCTGGCGGTCAGACTCGCGCGAGAATAGTCGTAGTTTGATTGTCCGTTTTCAAAGGTCTCACCGATTTTGGTCGACAGCAGAAACTCAGTGCGGCGGTGTGACAGAAAGCGGCCGATACGTTCTTCGCTGATGCCATACGCGGGTGCCGTGTCGATGTGATTGATACCCAGATCGAGAATCGAGTTGAGTAGCGTTTCGGTGGTGGCGTCATCGGGCAGGTCGTAAGCCTGGCTGTATTTGATCTGTTGATTGCGGCCGATCTTGAACGCGCCGAAGCCAAGAGCACTGATGGAAGCACCCGTATTTCCCAGGGGACGATATTGCATGCTGATGAGTCTTTCTGCTTCAGGCGGCGGTAGTACGTGCGTCGTTCTCTTCCAGTGTCAGCCACTCCGATGCTGTTTCCCAGGGAGGCAGCGCGACAGTGGGGCGGGCTAATTTCTGGAGTGCCGTGAGATCGGAATGCTTGCCAGACGCAGGCGAGATTCCCTGTTTCTTGAGGCAGTCGAACACATCTTCTGCCAGCTGTGGTGCCAAAGCCAGTTTGGTAGGCCAGGCGGTGATCAGGTTTCCTTCGACAACCAGTTGAGGCGTTTCCGGTCGCAGGCCTGACTTCGTGGCTCCTTCGGCACGATCAACCTGGTACGAAGTCCATTCCAGGCCGGAGACGTTGATCCCGGGCATGACAGCCTTTAGCTCCCGGGCAGCGTGAGCGACGAGTTCCTGTCGAGACTGACCAACGCCCTGTTCGGCGATCTGGCCTCCCAGTTGCCAGACAGTGCGTCCCTGGGAGTCGGTATCTGAAGTGATCGTCACCCGTGTTTTAGCGCCGTCGACACAGTGCCCGTTGAACGGCGGCAGGTTACCCCGCACGAGAACCATGTGCAGGGGGCGTCGTTGCATGAAGGGGGCGGTCTGAGAAACGGCATCCGGGCGTGCCTGGGTGCGAAGCGATTCGTTACCGCTGCCGGCAGTCAGCAGAACAGAACGAGTGTTGATCGTAAGTGGATCGTCCTCGGTGGTCTGCAGTTGAACCGCAGTGATGTTTCCGTGTGTGTCTGTTTGAAAGGTCAGCTGTGCGGGATC
This window harbors:
- a CDS encoding DnaA ATPase domain-containing protein codes for the protein MMSKSGPSQQQSFETPFKILKEYQYASTAVTELLHSLETPDPQLIYLYGPSGCGKSALIHHLLPEYLALHPGAEWELLTASEFAARFALASSNQQIADFQKGLRGLDLLILEDVHSLENRSHTQQELLSTLDDILGQGGRIIVSATKPPGELALFLKKLTNRFHGGICAAIPPLDFQSRQELLEFWAEVEAIPLPKKELTLIAQKKDLSPRELFAVLKQLQTVSRINRQPLDSRFVKQYLQGNLEPPRTSTAKITRAVCQEFKTTLAEIRSANRSQQYVLPRQCAMFLSRELTDESLAKIANYFNRKNHSTVIHACRQIQTDLEKSPGLRQQISRIKQQLGVYLL
- the dnaN gene encoding DNA polymerase III subunit beta produces the protein MKLSCSRSALLSGFQIIGSVISSRTPKEILKCAKLEAGDGKATLSGTDLEVSIRYDFDEVDVTIPGEILLSVHELVSILKESTTDSVEIELKKDEETEQDFILISSGKSEFRLSVHDPSEFPAVETFKESNYFEVPMQSFREMIRRTVFATDPESTRYALGGVLFDVEGDKLTLAATDGRRLAMVESACSYQGSEAYENNRPVIPAKAMTLIEKSLTGDEGNIQIAIRANDVIVKSGRSTIFARLVEGRFPKYRDVIPPEATHSIDLEVGTFFGAVRQAQIVTDVETRGVDFIFNSGLLTLKSVAASVGESKVEIPIPFEGEEIVITFDVRYLADFLKALDSAAHIQLQLIDSDSAAVLKTDDGYTYVIMPLSQAR
- a CDS encoding DUF721 domain-containing protein, which produces MSEKYEFKTCRAIPAATPVSQVLSELIAMKGLARVQGDQRLKQAWQQVAGEKIASQTTILGIKNRIVQIGVDNSALLNELNSFHKMSLLQKLQKEYGKQNVRDMRFRLKSKTNQDSKQG
- a CDS encoding DNA gyrase subunit B, whose product is MSDQQESQADLKKAGYDESNIRALEGVEGIRTRPAMYIGDTTLRGLHHLVYEIVDNSIDECVNGYASVINVKINADGSVSCSDDGRGIPVGAMPDMNNRPALEVVLTEIHAGGKFDREGGYKTGTGGLHGVGITAVNALSEWLEAEVRREGHVWTMDFAAGLVKTPLQKLAKTEKSGTKITFKPDGTIFPDTKFIYDTLTKRLQELAFLNAGVKIRITDERSGQTDEFHYEDGLVEFVRYLNRTENVLYEEIISIQGEMEGVQVDISVQHNDGSTENVRCFANNIFNIEGGTHFSGFRGALTRSINAYGKKANLFKDFTPSGDDFREGLTAVITVRVPDPQFEGQTKTKLGNSEVEGIVQTVVNEKLMKFFEENPSVAKKIAQKGLLAAEAREAAKKAREMVRRKGALTTGGLPEKLRDCRSRELDITELYLVEGDSAGGSADTGRDSNIQAILPLRGKILNVEKAQLVKVLDNAEISNIFKAVGVPPGAEFDDVTKRRYGKIILMTDADVDGSHIRTLLLTFFFRHMRELVNHGCVYVAQPPLYRVEQGKKRRYVQTQEEMMNELVELALGDANLTCEDGTVFETEMLDKLVKLVGELEEPLGTLDRRGIDLKFLAQNHATDEGLLPQYRIFLGKEQFWFTSQDDMKEFLKEEEQKRGEELRIADENGDSSADSEEDEEDFGKDDGLQVTDIHEIRSINEFLKQLKGYGIALKDFYSPGNRNGEPIFPFTIHSGNSNVKLSSLRQLLPSLRDLGEKGLKLTRFKGLGEMNSEELWDTSMDPENRVLLQVGMEDAAAADEIFRVLMGDVVEPRREFIEKHALDVKNLDI
- the hpt gene encoding hypoxanthine phosphoribosyltransferase gives rise to the protein MKVLIDQNEINSRVIALGRELAQEYQGRPLTIIGILAGSLVLLADLIRAIDVPHQVGLLQASSYRGKSTKPGELFVNLDYLPDLSERDVLLVDDIFDTGKTMQKVMAQINEQEPRSLKTAVLLWKEEATEVDFGPDYHCFKIPDHFVVGYGLDFNNEYRHLPFIASLEGSDLV